In Agromyces archimandritae, one genomic interval encodes:
- a CDS encoding helix-turn-helix transcriptional regulator: protein MQSERQRADAHLVRMRALEGAAAAVIESSLYDGHPVGYPQYDLLRAVSPGSILDVPVDVRLEILAARVVMFVRGDLMDEAVQAAEGLDAALVTAAGDAIACRTRMAALGAVAEAHIAAGDAVRAMRFAEAIISYTTVAPESDALQAARWRYRGLGLQAASYALNGRQMEADAILDEMAGLAEAQGWDPDRAEFMAAIAEGTIAFMRLDADRASRLSSRIRRLTVSEPTARMLADLLEAVALVLNGDPYRASKLAVLVAQGVSQPTGSSLIRSYGRMLVSYIFLYEGQPVRALAQLADMEPSERHCVDPNAPRAAAYLSMADYRQVLTVTAECVRMRSRHNLWLFPLILMCRSIAHLRLGHQVIALREVGEAMAYAQRANLSAVFSMIPDDEIEHMRQFVEHRAPRFAGDLQRYRVAVAEAEQRMGARGTVSEKLPKMSERESVVASMLGGPMTFAAMAAELHVSTGTVKRQAAAVYHKLGVKTREEAVLRLEELGYL, encoded by the coding sequence ATGCAGAGCGAGAGACAGCGGGCCGACGCGCATCTGGTACGGATGCGCGCACTGGAAGGCGCGGCGGCTGCGGTGATCGAATCGTCGTTGTACGACGGGCACCCGGTCGGATATCCGCAGTACGATCTGCTGCGCGCGGTCAGCCCGGGCTCGATCCTCGACGTGCCCGTCGACGTGCGGTTGGAGATCCTCGCGGCCCGGGTCGTCATGTTCGTGCGAGGCGATCTCATGGACGAGGCCGTGCAGGCGGCCGAGGGACTGGATGCCGCGCTGGTGACGGCGGCCGGCGATGCCATCGCCTGCCGCACCCGGATGGCGGCGCTCGGGGCGGTCGCCGAGGCCCACATCGCCGCCGGCGATGCGGTGCGCGCGATGCGGTTCGCGGAGGCGATCATCTCGTATACGACCGTGGCGCCCGAATCCGATGCTCTCCAGGCCGCCAGGTGGCGGTATCGGGGCCTCGGCCTGCAGGCCGCCTCGTATGCGCTGAACGGTCGGCAGATGGAAGCCGATGCCATCCTCGACGAAATGGCCGGCCTCGCCGAAGCGCAGGGGTGGGATCCGGATCGTGCGGAGTTCATGGCCGCCATCGCCGAGGGCACGATCGCGTTCATGCGCCTGGATGCCGATCGCGCATCGAGGCTGTCGTCGCGGATACGCCGCCTGACCGTGTCCGAGCCGACCGCGCGCATGCTCGCCGATCTCCTGGAGGCGGTGGCGCTGGTGCTGAACGGCGACCCGTACCGGGCGTCGAAGCTCGCGGTTCTCGTCGCCCAAGGGGTGTCGCAGCCGACCGGATCGAGCCTGATCCGTTCGTACGGCCGCATGCTGGTGTCGTACATCTTCCTGTACGAGGGGCAGCCGGTGCGGGCACTGGCGCAGCTGGCCGACATGGAGCCGTCGGAACGGCACTGCGTCGACCCGAACGCGCCACGTGCGGCGGCCTACCTGAGCATGGCGGACTATCGTCAGGTGCTCACCGTGACCGCCGAGTGCGTGCGGATGCGCAGCCGGCACAACCTGTGGCTGTTCCCCCTCATCCTGATGTGCCGTTCGATCGCGCACCTCCGGCTCGGGCATCAGGTGATCGCTCTCCGCGAGGTAGGCGAGGCGATGGCGTATGCGCAGCGCGCGAATCTTTCGGCGGTGTTCTCGATGATCCCGGACGACGAGATCGAGCACATGCGGCAGTTCGTCGAACACCGGGCGCCGAGGTTCGCCGGCGATCTGCAACGGTATCGCGTCGCGGTCGCCGAGGCCGAGCAGCGCATGGGCGCGCGCGGCACGGTCTCCGAGAAGCTGCCGAAGATGTCGGAACGCGAGTCGGTCGTCGCGTCGATGCTGGGCGGGCCGATGACATTCGCGGCGATGGCCGCCGAGCTGCACGTCTCGACGGGGACGGTGAAGCGGCAGGCGGCCGCTGTGTACCACAAGCTCGGTGTGAAGACGCGCGAGGAGGCAGTGCTGCGCCTCGAGGAGCTCGGCTACCTCTGA
- a CDS encoding MFS transporter codes for MAQTTTPHAAPPAEKLNYRVLLGSLSGSVIEWFDFLVYGTVAALVFNKIYFPTGDAFLSTILAYVSFSLTFFFRPIGGIIFSHIGDRIGRKKTLFITLSLMGGGTVAIGLLPDYNAIGIAAPLLLLLFRILQGLGIGGEWGGALLLSYEYAPKNRRGLYGAVPQMGISLGMLLASGLIALLTTLPDDQFLAWGWRIPFIASIVLVFIGLWIRNGLDETPEFKRVQASGAQHKLPIKEVVTKHWGAVLVSIGAKAAETGPFYIFGTYIIAYATNILGARDNVVLLAVAAAAVVATVWMPVFGRISDSVGRAVLYRWSAIATVVLIVPYYWLINTGETWALFVGTIVGFGLLWGSVNAILGTLIAENFPPEIRYTGATLGYQLGAAIFGGTAPIIAAWLLEISGGQWWPIALYVVFCAALSIIASFFIKKVAHRG; via the coding sequence TTGGCACAGACCACGACCCCGCACGCGGCACCACCTGCAGAAAAACTCAACTACCGCGTGCTGCTCGGCAGCCTGAGCGGCAGCGTCATCGAATGGTTCGACTTCCTCGTCTACGGAACCGTCGCCGCCCTCGTCTTCAACAAGATCTACTTCCCCACCGGCGACGCGTTCCTGTCGACGATCCTCGCCTACGTGTCGTTCTCGCTGACCTTCTTCTTCCGCCCCATCGGCGGCATCATCTTCAGCCACATCGGCGACCGCATCGGCCGCAAGAAGACCCTCTTCATCACCCTCTCCCTCATGGGCGGCGGCACCGTCGCCATCGGCCTCCTGCCCGACTACAACGCCATCGGCATCGCCGCACCGCTGCTGCTCCTGCTGTTCCGCATCCTGCAGGGCCTCGGCATCGGCGGCGAATGGGGCGGCGCGCTCCTGCTCTCCTACGAGTACGCGCCGAAGAACCGCCGCGGCCTCTACGGCGCCGTGCCGCAGATGGGCATCAGCCTCGGCATGCTGCTGGCATCCGGCCTCATCGCGCTGCTGACCACGCTGCCCGACGACCAGTTCCTCGCCTGGGGCTGGCGCATCCCGTTCATCGCGAGCATCGTGCTCGTCTTCATCGGCCTCTGGATCCGCAACGGCCTCGACGAGACCCCCGAGTTCAAGCGCGTCCAGGCATCCGGAGCCCAGCACAAGCTCCCCATCAAGGAGGTCGTCACCAAGCACTGGGGCGCCGTGCTCGTCTCCATCGGCGCGAAGGCCGCCGAGACCGGCCCCTTCTACATCTTCGGCACCTACATCATCGCCTACGCCACGAACATCCTCGGGGCCCGCGACAACGTCGTCCTGCTCGCCGTCGCGGCGGCGGCCGTCGTCGCCACGGTGTGGATGCCGGTGTTCGGCCGCATCTCCGACTCCGTCGGCCGGGCCGTGCTCTACCGCTGGTCGGCGATCGCCACCGTCGTGCTCATCGTCCCCTACTACTGGCTCATCAACACCGGCGAGACCTGGGCGCTCTTCGTCGGCACCATCGTCGGCTTCGGCCTGCTGTGGGGCTCCGTGAACGCCATCCTCGGCACCCTCATCGCCGAGAACTTCCCGCCCGAGATCCGCTACACCGGCGCCACCCTCGGCTACCAGCTCGGCGCGGCGATCTTCGGCGGCACCGCCCCGATCATCGCAGCCTGGCTGCTGGAGATCTCGGGCGGCCAGTGGTGGCCGATCGCCCTCTACGTCGTGTTCTGCGCGGCACTGTCGATCATCGCCTCCTTCTTCATCAAGAAGGTCGCCCACCGCGGCTGA
- a CDS encoding ribokinase: protein MRERPGGASARDGVLVVGSISADLTAFAGRLPAPGETILGDGFTLVLGGKGANQAIAASLAGAPARMVGCVGSDLFRGLVTDGLRDAGVDVSQVRRVPGPTGIAHIRVDESGENDIVVVPLANAALDEAQIDRAFAELAERSAVLLTQLEIPFAVTGHAIRRAHDAGMTVVLDPAPAHELDDAIWPLVDIVTPNETEAALLSGIRVADRGSAVEAGRWFLGKGAGAALITLAGAGAVLVDAGGVQDFPALPVDAVDTTAAGDAFAGYLAAGLAQGLARADAVRRASAAGALTVTKRGASPSLPASAEVDALLAAHG, encoded by the coding sequence ATGCGGGAGAGGCCGGGCGGGGCATCCGCTCGCGACGGCGTGCTCGTCGTCGGCAGCATCTCGGCCGACCTCACGGCGTTCGCGGGGCGGCTTCCGGCGCCCGGCGAGACGATCCTCGGCGACGGCTTCACGCTCGTGCTCGGCGGCAAGGGCGCCAATCAGGCGATCGCCGCGAGCCTCGCCGGGGCGCCGGCGCGCATGGTGGGGTGCGTCGGCAGCGACCTGTTCCGGGGGCTCGTGACCGATGGGCTCCGGGATGCCGGTGTCGACGTCTCCCAGGTGCGCCGGGTGCCGGGGCCGACGGGTATCGCCCATATCCGGGTGGATGAGTCGGGCGAGAACGACATCGTCGTGGTGCCGCTCGCGAACGCGGCGCTCGATGAGGCGCAGATCGACCGGGCGTTCGCCGAGCTCGCCGAACGCAGCGCCGTGCTGCTCACGCAGTTGGAGATCCCGTTCGCGGTCACCGGCCATGCGATTCGCCGCGCGCACGATGCGGGTATGACGGTCGTGCTCGATCCGGCTCCGGCGCATGAGCTCGACGACGCGATCTGGCCGCTCGTCGACATCGTCACGCCGAACGAGACGGAGGCGGCGCTGCTCTCGGGCATCCGCGTCGCCGATCGGGGCAGCGCGGTCGAGGCCGGCCGCTGGTTCCTCGGCAAGGGGGCCGGTGCGGCCCTCATCACCCTCGCGGGTGCGGGGGCCGTGCTGGTGGATGCCGGCGGCGTCCAGGACTTCCCGGCGCTGCCGGTCGACGCGGTCGATACGACGGCTGCGGGCGATGCGTTCGCCGGGTATCTCGCCGCCGGGCTCGCGCAGGGCCTTGCCCGAGCGGATGCCGTGCGTCGCGCGAGCGCGGCCGGCGCCCTGACCGTCACGAAGCGCGGCGCCTCGCCGAGCCTGCCGGCATCCGCCGAGGTCGATGCACTGCTCGCGGCGCACGGCTGA
- a CDS encoding FadR/GntR family transcriptional regulator has translation MKAHEAVMKWVTDELTSGRLHIGDRLPGERQLAETLQVSRNSLREALRVLEALGTIRTSTGSGPQSGTMITADPEQALTLALNLQLATSHVGHDHIYEVRLLLETWAAAHSDPELGDWEQAGHLLERMDDPALSLEDFLQLDAEFHVTASRSAANPLISTLMEALRLSIFDHTVSRAKALPDWSATSERLRAEHRAVYEALRAGDAEEAAILLERHIRGYYLETQA, from the coding sequence ATGAAGGCGCACGAAGCGGTCATGAAATGGGTGACCGACGAACTCACCAGCGGCAGACTGCACATCGGCGACCGCCTGCCCGGTGAGCGCCAGCTCGCCGAGACGCTGCAGGTCTCGCGCAACTCGCTGCGCGAGGCCCTCAGGGTGCTCGAGGCGCTCGGCACGATCCGCACCTCGACCGGGTCGGGGCCGCAGTCGGGCACGATGATCACCGCCGATCCCGAGCAGGCGCTGACCCTCGCCCTGAATCTGCAACTGGCGACGAGCCACGTCGGCCACGACCACATCTACGAGGTGCGGCTGCTGCTGGAGACCTGGGCCGCCGCGCACTCCGACCCCGAGCTCGGCGACTGGGAGCAGGCCGGCCACCTGCTGGAGCGCATGGACGACCCGGCGCTCTCGCTCGAGGACTTCCTGCAGCTCGACGCCGAGTTCCACGTCACCGCGTCGCGGTCGGCGGCGAACCCCCTGATCAGCACCCTCATGGAGGCGCTGCGCCTGTCGATCTTCGACCACACCGTGAGCCGGGCGAAGGCGCTGCCCGACTGGTCGGCGACCTCGGAGCGGCTGCGCGCCGAGCACCGGGCGGTCTACGAGGCGCTCCGCGCCGGCGACGCCGAAGAGGCGGCGATCCTGCTGGAGCGGCACATCCGCGGGTACTACCTGGAGACGCAGGCCTGA
- a CDS encoding DUF559 domain-containing protein, producing the protein MPGPRIPLPVELAGRPFSVAVATAAGIGAGRLRGADLVRPFHGVRMPASTPRELGELCRAKLVTMRPGDVFSHVTACRLYGIPVPRRWNDREPIDVAAFVPAGIPRGAGVRGHRLSPGRVLVTGRSGLPLVSPEDAWAQLAASVGERDLVIAADALVRRKHPLATPERVADAVDRHAGGRGCRLLAAALEAMRPGTDSAPESEVRLDLVAYGLPEPEVNGEIRDSNGRLVAIGDLVYRAQRTLVEYDGDQHRTSPAQYARDVDRLDDLARLGWRVIRINRSHTGTRRIERLERVREALLAAGWRPSDA; encoded by the coding sequence ATGCCCGGCCCTCGCATCCCGCTCCCCGTCGAACTCGCCGGTCGCCCGTTCTCGGTCGCCGTCGCAACGGCCGCCGGCATCGGCGCCGGGCGGCTCCGCGGCGCCGACCTGGTGCGTCCGTTCCACGGGGTGCGGATGCCGGCATCCACACCCCGTGAACTCGGGGAGCTCTGCCGCGCGAAGCTCGTCACCATGCGCCCTGGCGATGTCTTCAGCCATGTGACGGCGTGCCGGCTGTACGGGATCCCGGTGCCGCGCAGATGGAACGACCGCGAGCCGATCGACGTGGCCGCGTTCGTGCCCGCCGGAATCCCGCGGGGCGCCGGCGTGCGCGGTCACCGGCTCTCACCCGGGCGGGTGCTCGTGACGGGCCGATCGGGGCTGCCGTTGGTGTCGCCGGAGGACGCCTGGGCGCAGTTGGCGGCATCGGTCGGCGAACGCGACCTCGTCATCGCAGCGGATGCGCTCGTGCGCCGGAAGCATCCGCTTGCGACGCCCGAGCGTGTCGCGGACGCCGTCGACCGGCACGCCGGCGGGCGAGGCTGTCGCCTGCTCGCGGCGGCGCTCGAGGCGATGCGCCCCGGAACCGACTCGGCCCCCGAGAGCGAGGTGCGCCTCGACCTGGTCGCATACGGGCTGCCGGAACCCGAGGTCAACGGCGAAATCCGGGATTCGAACGGCCGGCTGGTCGCGATCGGCGACCTCGTGTACCGCGCGCAGCGGACGCTCGTCGAGTACGACGGGGACCAGCATCGCACCAGCCCGGCGCAGTATGCCCGGGACGTCGACCGGCTCGACGACCTCGCGCGGCTCGGGTGGCGGGTCATCCGCATCAACCGTTCGCACACGGGGACGCGCCGCATCGAGCGACTCGAGCGGGTCCGGGAAGCGTTGCTCGCGGCGGGGTGGCGGCCGTCCGACGCCTGA
- a CDS encoding bifunctional 4-hydroxy-2-oxoglutarate aldolase/2-dehydro-3-deoxy-phosphogluconate aldolase: MTDQLAPARRTGVIAVLRAASAEAAVRASEALVAGGVTGLEITYSTPDAPTVIAELTARFGDAAYIGAGTVTTPAQAEAAAEAGARFLVSPGTRPDLARAMLATGLTTMTGALTPSEVMEATELGVHVVKIFPASLGGPGYLKALRGPFPDAPLMPTGGVTPGNLSEWFAAGSVAVGAGGDLVSGADLAAGRYDEVERKARLFAAALAAVRG; encoded by the coding sequence ATGACCGACCAGCTCGCTCCCGCCCGCCGCACCGGGGTGATCGCCGTGCTGCGCGCGGCGAGCGCGGAGGCCGCCGTGCGCGCGTCCGAGGCGCTCGTCGCCGGCGGTGTCACCGGCCTCGAGATCACCTATTCGACGCCGGACGCGCCGACCGTGATCGCCGAGCTCACGGCCCGATTCGGCGACGCCGCATACATCGGCGCCGGCACCGTCACCACCCCCGCGCAGGCCGAGGCTGCTGCCGAAGCCGGGGCGCGCTTCCTCGTCTCCCCCGGCACGCGCCCCGACCTCGCACGCGCCATGCTCGCGACCGGGCTCACGACGATGACGGGCGCCCTCACCCCGAGCGAGGTCATGGAAGCGACCGAACTCGGCGTGCACGTCGTGAAGATCTTCCCCGCCTCCCTCGGCGGACCCGGCTACCTGAAGGCGCTGCGCGGCCCCTTCCCCGACGCCCCCCTCATGCCGACCGGCGGCGTCACCCCCGGAAACCTCTCCGAGTGGTTCGCCGCCGGGTCGGTCGCGGTCGGCGCCGGCGGCGACCTCGTCTCGGGCGCCGACCTCGCGGCGGGCCGATACGACGAGGTCGAACGGAAGGCGCGGCTCTTCGCGGCGGCGCTCGCCGCGGTGCGCGGCTGA
- a CDS encoding DUF4190 domain-containing protein: MSETTGQLNPPPSYSQPPTPPAAPATFPGKGLGIGGLVAAVFAPLVGLILSIIAFVQSKNAGYKNTPAFIGIILSIVLGIVYTVVIVLLFVLAFSLGNAAIEEACAQLGTGVWNLEDGTTLTCD, translated from the coding sequence GTGTCCGAAACGACTGGCCAGCTCAACCCGCCGCCCTCCTACTCCCAGCCGCCGACGCCGCCCGCCGCGCCGGCGACGTTCCCCGGCAAGGGCCTCGGCATCGGCGGCCTCGTCGCCGCCGTTTTCGCCCCGCTCGTCGGCCTGATCCTCAGCATCATCGCCTTCGTGCAGTCGAAGAACGCCGGCTACAAGAACACGCCCGCCTTCATCGGCATCATCCTGTCGATCGTGCTCGGGATCGTCTACACCGTGGTGATCGTGCTCCTCTTCGTCCTCGCGTTCAGCCTCGGCAACGCCGCGATCGAAGAAGCCTGCGCCCAGCTCGGCACCGGCGTGTGGAACCTCGAGGACGGCACGACGCTCACCTGCGACTGA